A window from Rana temporaria chromosome 8, aRanTem1.1, whole genome shotgun sequence encodes these proteins:
- the LOC120909582 gene encoding zinc finger protein 572-like, whose amino-acid sequence MIMKTECDVEETYVRDDQQYTEEAGMTRTFIEEDTPTEISTGHAMEKPSKDRLTLSPGCKMEDEDITGDCGGEKTMSSTMDGGLHSVDRPWNPSDSEQPRTVKGGAGIQGEKTFSCPECGENFNFILNLTAHQEPHTGETLLPCSECGKCFFFKSELIIHYKSHTAERPYSCPECEKRFSQKSHLVIHLRSHTGESPYSCN is encoded by the exons atgatCATGAAAACTGAGTGTGacgtagaagagacgtatgtgagggatgatcagcaatatacggaggaggctggaatgacgaggacattcatagaggaggacactcctacagagatcagcacag gacaCGCCATGGAGAAACCCTCAAAGGATCGTCTCACTTTATCTCCAGGTTGTAAAATGGAAGACGAGGACATCACAGGAGATTGTGGTGGAGAAAAGACAATGAGCTCCACTATGGATGGAGGACTTCACAGTGTGGATAGACCATGGAATCCCTCTGACTCTGAGCAACCTCGTACTGTGAAGGGTGGGGCCGGAATTCAGGGGGAGAAGACATTTTCCTGTCccgaatgtggtgaaaattttaACTTTATATTAAATCTTACCGCACATCAGGAACCTCACACAGGTGAGACACTTCTACCCtgttccgagtgcgggaaatgttttttttttaaatcggaacTCATCATACATTATAAATCTCACACAGCGGAGAGGCcctattcttgtcctgagtgcgagAAACGTTTCTCACAGAAATCACACCTTGTTATACAtctaagatctcacacgggggagagccCGTATTCTTGCAAttag